A single window of Metallosphaera hakonensis JCM 8857 = DSM 7519 DNA harbors:
- a CDS encoding PaaI family thioesterase, producing the protein MNFPDRLGIRKEEERKGYVRMSMLTTEDHGNIHGTVHGAVIFALIDSAFEVISNQERKAVALNVEVHYRRPVPLGEKLIAEAWPESLGKTISLYRIKVLNSEGKVVAIATALSFSGH; encoded by the coding sequence ATGAATTTCCCCGATAGATTAGGGATAAGGAAAGAGGAAGAACGGAAGGGATATGTGAGAATGTCAATGTTAACGACCGAGGATCACGGGAACATTCACGGTACCGTGCATGGTGCTGTGATCTTTGCCCTCATAGATTCCGCTTTTGAAGTTATTAGCAATCAAGAGAGAAAGGCAGTAGCCCTGAACGTTGAAGTCCACTATAGGCGACCTGTACCACTTGGGGAAAAACTGATTGCTGAAGCGTGGCCCGAATCCCTGGGCAAGACGATTTCATTATATAGAATTAAGGTCCTTAATTCGGAGGGAAAAGTTGTGGCAATAGCCACTGCTCTGTCATTTAGCGGCCATTAG
- a CDS encoding acyl-CoA dehydrogenase family protein, with product MDELLVSTVSDFARREIAKVAEKIDMEDFYPRELIYKMGELGILDPLHFGASLLDAMLCLIEIARISGSVALIQDVQGELVNAPLRKYGKGLEELTDELAKGRIIGSFALSEPCCGSDTTALKTTAKKVRDEWRINGEKMWITQGLYANVFLVAARDPDNKISAFLIRDSQCVEREKVEVEGNRGTGTAKLRFSECEAELIGNWEVIKYALNIGRIAISALSLGLSIGSMEEALMWARERQSFGKKLIEHQGIQWMFSDSMAEILSVRALLETAVNAFSKNWKESEYIVSSLKLLSSRIANQIVDRMVQILGGMGYAKSTRVERAHRDVRLTRIGEGTDEVQRIILSRHLEKVLNSL from the coding sequence ATGGATGAACTTCTAGTTTCTACTGTTTCGGACTTCGCCAGGAGGGAGATAGCTAAGGTTGCGGAGAAAATAGACATGGAGGACTTTTACCCTAGGGAACTGATCTACAAGATGGGGGAACTGGGAATCCTAGATCCTCTGCACTTTGGAGCAAGTCTCCTCGACGCAATGCTTTGCCTTATTGAGATAGCCAGGATAAGCGGATCTGTTGCCCTCATACAGGACGTGCAGGGAGAGCTTGTTAACGCTCCATTAAGGAAATACGGGAAAGGTTTAGAGGAACTAACAGATGAGCTAGCCAAGGGGAGGATTATAGGCTCTTTTGCATTGAGCGAACCATGTTGTGGCTCTGATACTACCGCTCTTAAAACTACGGCAAAGAAAGTCAGAGACGAGTGGAGAATAAACGGAGAGAAGATGTGGATAACTCAGGGCCTTTACGCCAACGTTTTCCTTGTGGCGGCCAGGGACCCAGACAACAAGATTTCGGCCTTCTTGATAAGGGACTCTCAATGCGTTGAGAGAGAAAAGGTTGAAGTGGAAGGGAACAGGGGAACTGGGACAGCTAAACTCAGGTTCTCAGAATGCGAGGCTGAGCTCATAGGTAACTGGGAGGTGATAAAATACGCCTTAAACATAGGACGAATAGCAATCTCAGCACTTTCCTTGGGTTTGTCCATAGGTTCGATGGAGGAAGCCTTGATGTGGGCAAGGGAAAGGCAATCCTTTGGGAAGAAACTCATTGAACATCAGGGCATACAGTGGATGTTCTCCGACTCTATGGCTGAGATTTTATCTGTCAGAGCACTACTAGAGACCGCAGTTAATGCCTTCTCTAAGAACTGGAAGGAGTCGGAATACATCGTATCGTCACTGAAACTGTTATCCTCTAGAATTGCTAACCAGATCGTAGATAGAATGGTTCAGATCCTCGGCGGTATGGGGTACGCTAAATCAACGAGAGTGGAGAGAGCCCATAGAGACGTCAGGCTAACCAGAATAGGGGAAGGGACGGACGAAGTTCAGAGAATTATACTATCCCGACACCTAGAAAAAGTTCTTAATTCGCTTTAA
- a CDS encoding thiolase domain-containing protein produces the protein MENVGIVGIGWYGFSTHVHDLSFREMMFEAAQRAFYDAGGMNPREQVDAFISCQEDFWEGIAISDEFAPDPIGGSMRPTMTVAGDGVQGLAHGIMLVNSGVADVVVVESHAKPSDIMTLPEVVELAMDPLYVRRAKIPNYHFIAGLDAMNFMHRTGVTREDLAEVVIKNRSNGLKTGRAPYASLMTRNDVLNQEMVVEPLSQVDIARPVDASIVIVLASETFARKFNDTPIWITGIGFATDNSNLELANLGEAGYLRKASATAFQMAKIESPLKVNGVFVDDRYSYKELQHLEAIGIMDVAEKLRQGYFHSGSYLPVNPKGGHLAKGYPLEASGLSLVLDAVEYLREGQEAAIVGSWRGIPTFTGGVVVMQR, from the coding sequence GTGGAGAACGTGGGCATAGTAGGAATCGGTTGGTATGGCTTCTCCACCCACGTCCATGACCTATCTTTCAGGGAAATGATGTTTGAAGCTGCACAACGTGCTTTTTATGACGCTGGAGGGATGAATCCTAGGGAACAGGTGGATGCCTTCATCTCATGTCAGGAGGATTTCTGGGAGGGCATCGCAATTTCCGACGAATTCGCACCAGACCCCATAGGTGGGTCAATGAGACCTACCATGACAGTCGCGGGAGACGGAGTTCAAGGCTTGGCCCACGGCATCATGCTTGTGAACTCCGGTGTAGCTGACGTCGTAGTAGTCGAATCCCACGCGAAACCAAGCGATATTATGACTCTCCCCGAAGTGGTGGAACTGGCCATGGACCCACTGTACGTTAGGAGAGCTAAGATACCCAATTATCACTTCATTGCGGGTCTAGACGCCATGAATTTCATGCATAGAACCGGCGTAACCAGGGAGGACTTGGCTGAAGTGGTAATTAAAAACAGGTCTAACGGCCTAAAAACAGGAAGAGCCCCCTATGCATCTCTCATGACAAGGAATGATGTACTCAACCAAGAGATGGTTGTGGAACCATTATCCCAGGTTGATATTGCCCGTCCAGTTGACGCTTCAATAGTGATCGTTTTGGCGTCGGAGACCTTTGCAAGGAAGTTCAACGATACACCTATCTGGATCACCGGAATAGGATTCGCCACGGATAACTCCAACTTAGAGCTGGCCAATCTTGGGGAGGCAGGATACCTTAGAAAGGCATCAGCCACGGCGTTCCAAATGGCCAAGATCGAGTCACCACTGAAGGTTAACGGAGTGTTCGTAGATGATAGGTATAGCTATAAGGAACTACAGCACCTCGAGGCCATTGGTATTATGGATGTAGCAGAGAAGTTGAGGCAGGGATACTTTCACAGTGGAAGCTACTTACCAGTGAACCCAAAGGGAGGCCATCTAGCTAAGGGTTACCCACTCGAAGCTTCAGGTCTATCCCTAGTTCTGGACGCAGTGGAGTACCTGAGGGAGGGACAAGAGGCAGCCATAGTGGGGAGCTGGAGAGGGATACCCACTTTCACTGGAGGTGTGGTGGTGATGCAGAGATGA
- a CDS encoding thiolase domain-containing protein: MKTNLKYRKVAAIGAGMTQFRRRVLDTPQEMAWEASRKALDEAGLELKDIDCVVIGSAPDAFDGVHMKGEYLAHGAGGIGKPVSRVYVGGATGVMTAISGWYHVASGMCKKVLAVAEEKMSPGRPHPQAVFRYIWDPITEKPLNPNLIWIFAMEMHRYMFVNKVSKEEIALVSVKNKRNASNNPYAQLGGEITVDDVLRSEVLVWPVQLLDVSPVSDGAAAMVFVDGDIARRYTDIPIWVEGVGWTLDNTSWPGRELAYPRYLENAARMAYTIAGIERPQKEIDVVEPYDPFDYKELHHLEGLLLARKGEAPLLLKEGYFDRDGEIPSSPSGGLLGVGNPIAAAGLMKVISIYWQLKGTAGKMQVKKPVHTGVAQAWGDLMQASTVIVMRN, translated from the coding sequence ATGAAGACCAACTTGAAGTACAGGAAAGTTGCGGCAATAGGTGCTGGAATGACGCAGTTTAGGAGGAGGGTTTTGGACACTCCACAGGAAATGGCTTGGGAGGCATCAAGGAAAGCTCTCGATGAGGCTGGACTTGAATTGAAAGACATCGACTGCGTGGTCATAGGCAGTGCACCAGACGCATTCGACGGTGTACACATGAAGGGTGAGTACTTAGCCCACGGAGCCGGAGGAATTGGAAAGCCAGTGAGTAGAGTCTACGTAGGAGGGGCAACAGGGGTGATGACAGCGATCTCTGGTTGGTACCATGTGGCAAGTGGGATGTGCAAGAAGGTATTAGCAGTGGCTGAGGAGAAAATGAGTCCAGGAAGGCCTCATCCCCAGGCCGTGTTTAGATATATCTGGGATCCTATCACTGAGAAACCGCTGAACCCAAATCTGATCTGGATTTTCGCCATGGAAATGCATAGATATATGTTCGTGAATAAGGTGAGCAAGGAAGAAATTGCCCTAGTCTCGGTGAAAAACAAGAGGAACGCCTCCAATAACCCTTACGCGCAACTTGGAGGAGAGATAACTGTGGACGACGTTCTAAGGAGCGAAGTACTAGTATGGCCCGTACAGCTCTTAGACGTGAGTCCAGTTAGCGATGGCGCTGCTGCTATGGTTTTCGTGGATGGAGACATCGCTAGGAGATATACAGATATTCCAATATGGGTAGAAGGAGTGGGATGGACCTTGGACAACACGTCCTGGCCAGGACGAGAATTGGCTTACCCTAGGTACCTCGAGAACGCGGCTAGGATGGCGTATACGATAGCTGGCATAGAGAGGCCACAGAAAGAGATAGATGTAGTTGAACCCTATGATCCCTTTGATTACAAGGAACTCCATCATTTAGAAGGGCTATTGTTGGCAAGGAAGGGAGAAGCTCCACTCCTACTGAAGGAGGGCTACTTCGATAGGGACGGGGAAATACCCAGTAGTCCCTCTGGAGGACTCTTAGGCGTGGGAAACCCCATTGCTGCTGCCGGGCTAATGAAGGTAATCAGTATCTATTGGCAACTCAAGGGAACCGCAGGTAAGATGCAAGTCAAGAAACCAGTCCACACCGGAGTAGCTCAAGCCTGGGGAGACCTGATGCAGGCCTCTACTGTTATCGTCATGAGAAATTAA
- a CDS encoding Zn-ribbon domain-containing OB-fold protein, protein MVHPLKEEEMKEHETVSHKPEAKYSYTAGQALSAFLLGLKQGKIIGRKCPKCGRVYVPPRMYCEDCFYPTSQWIEVQDEGIVMTAVASFISWTRDRLEEPEIVGTIRLFPSSARDYVYPGLFHRICCSFDDVKTMRILGKMVKAKWRPQEKRVGSVDDIECFEVI, encoded by the coding sequence ATGGTTCACCCGTTAAAAGAAGAGGAAATGAAGGAGCACGAAACAGTGTCCCACAAACCCGAGGCTAAGTACTCCTACACGGCTGGACAGGCCCTGAGCGCCTTCCTTTTGGGACTTAAACAGGGGAAGATAATTGGGAGGAAGTGCCCCAAATGTGGGAGAGTATACGTCCCACCGAGGATGTACTGCGAGGATTGCTTCTATCCCACATCCCAATGGATAGAGGTTCAGGATGAGGGAATAGTTATGACAGCCGTTGCAAGTTTCATCTCCTGGACTAGGGACAGACTTGAGGAACCGGAGATAGTGGGCACAATAAGGCTTTTCCCCTCCTCTGCTAGAGATTACGTATATCCAGGGCTTTTCCATAGGATATGTTGTTCCTTCGATGACGTGAAGACCATGAGAATATTGGGCAAGATGGTTAAGGCCAAATGGAGACCCCAAGAGAAGAGAGTAGGCAGTGTAGATGACATAGAATGCTTTGAGGTGATATGA
- a CDS encoding Zn-ribbon domain-containing OB-fold protein — protein MEVDRYVYTLGIDGETFMQGLKQGKIIGRKCPKCGRVYVPPRMYCEDCFIENKDYIEVHEPYLDSYTVIHYDNRGARLEPLTIGLVRFKGVSGGLLALVDGKPEIGRKVEIESFDIPLRVKVV, from the coding sequence ATGGAGGTTGATAGATACGTCTACACCCTGGGGATAGATGGAGAGACCTTCATGCAGGGGCTTAAACAGGGGAAGATAATTGGGAGGAAGTGCCCCAAATGTGGGAGAGTATACGTCCCACCGAGGATGTACTGCGAGGATTGCTTCATCGAGAACAAAGATTACATCGAAGTACATGAACCATATCTCGACTCCTATACTGTGATTCACTACGATAACAGGGGGGCAAGACTTGAACCCTTAACCATTGGTCTTGTGAGATTTAAAGGGGTCTCAGGAGGTTTACTAGCTTTGGTCGATGGGAAGCCAGAGATTGGGAGAAAGGTTGAAATCGAGAGTTTCGATATACCTCTAAGGGTAAAGGTTGTATGA